cgcaagacaccagtACACGGCGGAAGAAGCACCGGAACGGGATTTGGCGTTATCATtaattattaagaaatattgTTGATATCTATAAGTTACTTATATGAGTGTCTTTTTAGGAATATACAGTACATGATTCAAAAGCACTCCAGAACATTTtactgaaaaagaaaatatattacaacAGTAAAACAGAGCTACTGTCTTGATGGAAATACAAAACATGAACTTGTGACAAACGTGAATTTATTCAGGTGCTTAACCCATGCGGACATCACAGTGAGGGCAATGAAAAACAGAATACATTAAACACGCTGGAGGAAGAGTTTGTTAACTAGAATTCGTCGAGGTTTGCAAGGATGTAAGCCTCAACAGCCTTGAAGAGCTTTGCTGATTCCTCAGCAGcttccttgatattctcttGGGGGATCACTTCATCCCCTATCGGATTATAAATAGTAGTCATCTTCAGAAGGCAACCTTCACCAGTGGGAACAACAGTGAACTGATTAACTATAGACTCAAGTTTTCCCAATAGTATGTCACCTCCGATGACGCTGTAGGTGAAGGCCAGTGCTTCTTTGTCAATTACGTCGACTCTTTGCTTCATGCTGACTACTTTCAAGCCTGCACGACAAATTTATAGTTACATTAGTACGAATTGCAAAATTCAAACTGTATGTgtttgaatataatatgatcctcgtAAACCCTCCTCCTCACACTTTAAGGTTTTAGGAGAACTAATGATCACTAGTATGGTATCAGATCTTAGGTTTCTAGTAGATTGGATATAGACTCTGTGTGAGCCCCAATATtctcatttaattatatatgaacACCAAGTCAAAGTTGTGCGTGAAAAATGGATGTTCGTGTTCCACTCTGACCCAAAATTAGGGTCAGTGCTAGTGTGTGTAATTATAAGAATTAGTATAACTATGAGCAGGACCAACCTGCGGCAAGAGTGACATTTTTGATAGTTCCAACTCCACCGTCCCCTTCGATTTCAATACTTTTGATAAAGTCTGGCAAAATCTTGGGAAGAATGGTATCAATGTCAAGGAAAAAACCCTTGTACAGTTTTCCTGCAGGGAGAGAGGAAGCAACTTCCTCAGTGAATGTGAGCACACCCATTTATGCCTGATAATCCTAATTAAACGGAATACAAAAATCAGATGGGAACAAAGATATCTGTAGGAGTAATGAAAGATCACTTGGTGGAGGAGTTATAGGAACTAGAGGTCCTATTTATACTAAGATCACTTGGTGTGTAATTTTGTACTCATCTAAAAAAACAACTAAAAGGGACGGCATTTTTATGCCTTCGGCATATTATATGTTAAACGTCTCTGATTTGATCAGTTGACCATCTCATGCGCAAAGGAAATGTTTTGCCAAGTGAAGGCTTTGCAATAGGTGACAGAAAATGAAAGGCTTAATATGATATGCACCCCCAGCAGATTCTTTAGATTATTTTTTGGCATGATTTTGAGAGACTACTGATACTATATATCCtaatacatttttaaaattttttttatgaatatttttttaaaatgttttattcaaaaaaaaagaaaaatattttatagaacTATAGTGCAAACATTGTGGTTAAACAATCAGACTGACGGAGGGAATATGATCTAATTGATCCCATGCCTGAGCTAAAATTTTCTAGAGttttatttgtttcaaaatttggACCAAAGTAATCTAGAAAAAGGAGACCAATACATTATGAGATTTATAATTTAGCCTATGATTCGGGaacaatatatatatccatatatacAGTGGGAAAACGAACGGGTTTATGACAAATCAATTATCACTGGTCtgtttgtgacaaaaaaaagtaaaaaattatcACTGGTCTGTTTTTGTGTCAAATATTCATCAAAATTTTCTCAGGTAAAtatcactactagaaaagcAGGTATTTTCGACCAAAATTTCCGACCGACCAAAGTGGTCGGAAAAAAAGCGGACATTTCCGACCGAATCATTTCCGACCACAATGTGGTCGTTTTACAACTGGGCCCCGCAGCTGAGCCCTGAACTTCTTTACCGatcaacacatttccgaccgtcaTTGGTCGGTTTTGAGACAATCCACGTATATGACACGTCAACGGTGGGCCAGATTTATCTGATACAATCCACGTGTATATGGACATggcaacacatttccgaccgacagaatcggtcggttttataactCATTTCGGACCGATACATCATTTCCGACTCGGTTTAAAGGGACCGacgtggtcggtcggtcggtggtcggaaatgacctcaaaaccgaccgattttgaCGGTCAAaaatgcccgcttttcttgtagtgtatcAATAATATTTGTAGCAAGTTAACTTACATAGCGCAAGTCAATCACAAATTAATATTGCTCATTAGGAccatgcacataatataattctAATTGCTCTGTATGATGACATAATTATATTCCTAGCTAATTATAAGAAGGAAATTAAGCCTTTTATTTCTTTAACAGAATTtgataagaaataaaaaatattattcgatTCTATGAAACTTATAATTAATAGTTATGCATTAATTTTACTAATGACCTTATCATCTAACCCAACTAATTATTTAGCATACTTATAACTTGAAATGTAGaaataatcattttttatgtttgAAAATTTAATCATCTGGACCTATCTCCCGTAATATAAAAGCATAAAGATGGTTGTTGGCCGGTGGTGTATAGATGTAGTTTAATTAAGAATCTAGAGGAGTGGGGTGTGTGGAGACTCAAAAATTTGAAGTCTTTGGAGACCCAAACATCCACCATTAAAAAGATATATCAATCAATGATCAGgattaaaaattgattaaaacagttttttttaaattgaaaaactGAAGTATaggtataataaaaaaaaagtacacGCGTGACTTAAGTTACGATTAAGTGCAAGCATATTCCGCACTTTGAGCAATCAGTTAATTGTCACCGTGAACAATATTTATCTTTCAAGTAGCAAATGGAGGACATTCTTCACTAGAAGTTGAAGGCAATCAAAAAGTTTGCCTTGAAGAACGCAAGACTTGGTTGTCATATGCAGAACATGAGTTCATTGTTTTAAGAGAGTACATTGTTCTGCACAAGAGTGCTAATTAAGAGGTATTTCTGTTATGCAGGATAATTACACGTGTTCTCTAAATAAACTGCTAATGATTTATTGCCATCAAATACTGAGATGGATGGAAAATTACACAAGACACACAGTTTTGGAAAATCTGATGCAATACAAGAGAAATACAAGATAAAGTGTAGAACATGATAGAAGTACAAGATAAAGTGCAGAACATGAGCAATTAACGGAAACAACACGTTTATTGTTGAGTATTTTGCAAGCGGAGAAGATGAATGATAATTGTTGAAGAACACAATGGAAACAACTCTAGAATGATATACATGAAAGTGTAGCACATTATACAAAGTACAAAACGAGATAAACACTCTCTGATTTCCAGTTGTGTGTTTGTGATCGTCAGAAAGTATGAACGATCGTGTATACAAATGTATACTGTTGTAGGAgttttttaattacaaataataattatgacaacggttagattataacaaaatgGAGGGTTAGGATAAGAGTCTCCAATACTCTAAAGAAACATTGTCCCTATATAACTTACTTGTACTAGATAATATGTATCATAATTttaagaatatttattatgttaacaCGTATTCACACTAAATAAAACatgataaattgataaataataaataataattcatagaacataatcattaataataatcatatgtctttttaactaaaaatcatAAGACAATACAAACTAACACGGATGAATTCACTCTACTATTGCAAGGTCATTTATTGCAATAAATAATTTTCAGGTTAATCAATAAGTAGTATAAGCTATCAAAGACAAtaaatttaatgatttttcttCTCAAACTCACAATCCTCATTTTAGAAATATTCTTGAGAGCATTGATAATTTCAAGGTCAATTGTATTCCCGAGGAGACTATATATCATATTGAGGTTGAATAATTACCCATTTAAAGAAGGGGTTAGAGAATGGGTAGGGAATTTAGAATTTTCTATGTTTTGATATGGattctttattaaatatatgaagTTTATGAGAGGTTGAAGGATCTTTTGTGAAAGTGTCCATACGATGGGTTATTGATCAATTGATGACCATAGGAAATTTCTACAATAAGCGACCTTAATGTATGCTAGTCAAGTTAATGGAGTAGAGGTTTACTTACAAATCAATATCTAAAGGATAATTACCGAGTTTAAAGGGGGTTCAAGGATATTTTGTGAAAGTGTGGGCGTCCTGGATTATCTGATCAATTGAAGATCTCAACATTCTACGATGGACGGACAATATTACATAGTTTGCTACTCAGGTTGATTGAGTAGCGCCAGACTTCAGTTACAAATAATTGAACGATAATTTTAAGATATTGGATGAAATTACTTCAAATAATCTTAGAGCATATAATGGGATGAGTTCAAAGAAGGTAGCAAGGGCGAGAAGTTGATCCATTGACACATTTCTCGATCAACATATATAGATGATTTCTCAATTTGAAGCTTTGAAAAAAAAAGCCTGAATCTAAATTAGTGGATATACATCAGCTCATATGGTTCATCCAACTCTCAATATTCATGTCTTCTCTGATATGTGTGGAGAAATTGAACGCACGAATGTCCATTGATCAGCCATGATGCAGTCACAATGTGGTACTCTAAATTACTATACGGAGAATTCAAGTAATCCACATATCTATTCGTATTCCAATACATGCAATCCTTATTGGAGATGATCCCAAGTTTTGTAAGAACCAAAATGCTAGAATGAACACTAAATCAAAAGCAAAACAAGAAGTTTCAAAAGTGTATAAACTCCTTTGAGAATATGTTCATGAGAACCCTTTTATTGAAGCATTAGAGCAGATGGAGGAATTCGAAAAGCGTCGGCATTAACGAAAGAGTGTAGTGCTATATATTCCACATAAAATTTTGGTCAAGCTTTGTGTGATTTGAATGCATGTATTAGTTTGATGGCTAATAGGAGTATTTTCTAATCTATCTTgcccaattattatttttgatgacTTTTTCTATTTTCTTGAAGCTGGGATTGGTGAATTTAAGGCTAGCTAGTTGAGTAAGACTACCGCTTGCAGATAGATCACATGCATATCCAAGGAGTATCATTAAAAACCTTGTTGTAATAAAGGCTAATTAATTTTTCTTTCTAGGGAATTTTATTGTTATTGAtatagatgaagatgaagagataTATTTCCTTTTGGAAGACCTTTCCTGGCCACAGGAAGAACATCTATGGATGATGAGAAAAGGGAGTTAACTATGCGAGTGATAACCACCTAACCTTTAATGTTTTCTCTGTCGACAG
This genomic window from Daucus carota subsp. sativus chromosome 7, DH1 v3.0, whole genome shotgun sequence contains:
- the LOC108194358 gene encoding pathogenesis-related protein 2, which produces MGVLTFTEEVASSLPAGKLYKGFFLDIDTILPKILPDFIKSIEIEGDGGVGTIKNVTLAAGLKVVSMKQRVDVIDKEALAFTYSVIGGDILLGKLESIVNQFTVVPTGEGCLLKMTTIYNPIGDEVIPQENIKEAAEESAKLFKAVEAYILANLDEF